A single window of Uloborus diversus isolate 005 chromosome 5, Udiv.v.3.1, whole genome shotgun sequence DNA harbors:
- the LOC129222673 gene encoding GTP-binding protein Di-Ras2-like: MAEEYRIRLVTLGAGGSGKSSIVKRFLFNSFCEKHRPTVEDLYCREFDLESMTLKVDILDTAGDFQFPAMRRLSIATAHAFLLVYSIDSIESFNIIKDCFQEIREQKSDFQEVPIVVVGNKTDLGEDKRAVPKEDAAEWLFCELPRLRAKILECSAKENHHIKEIFRAFLQLSKLPLPAEGLRRRSSAHATAASSSNGASNRLQCPSETSEDGSPVQQQRTFKPRSRSLIRRTSKKVQKMKDAAATAAHGTTANIDDCCIS, from the exons ATGGCAGAAGAGTACCGGATACGTCTGGTAACCCTAGGGGCCGGAGGATCCGGTAAAAGTTCAATAGTGAAGCGGTTCCTGTTCAATTCTTTCTGTGAAAAACATCGTCCCACCGTGGAAGATCTATACTGCAGGGAATTTGACTTGGAATCTATGACCCTGAAAGTCGATATCCTAGACACCGCTGGAGATTTCCAGTTCCCAGCCATGAGAAGACTTTCTATTGCCACTGCACATGCGTTCCTCCTTGTATACAGTATAGACAGCATCGAATctttcaatataataaaagatTGCTTTCAA GAAATTAGGGAACAAAAATCCGATTTCCAAGAAGTACCCATAGTTGTTGTCGGCAACAAAACTGACCTAGGAGAAGACAAAAGAGCTGTTCCTAAAGAGGATGCTGCCGAGTGGCTTTTCTGCGAATTACCTCGTCTTAGGGCAAAAATCCTGGAGTGTTCTGCAAAAGAAAACCACCATATCAAAGAAATATTCCGAGCTTTTCTCCAGCTCTCCAAATTGCCACTTCCAGCCGAGGGTCTGAGGAGACGCTCCAGCGCTCATGCAACAGCAGCTTCCAGCTCAAACGGAGCTTCCAACAGGTTGCAGTGTCCATCGGAGACTTCTGAAGATGGTTCGCCCGTGCAACAGCAGCGAACCTTCAAGCCACGAAGTCGGAGTCTCATCAGACGCACCAGCAAAAAAGTGCAGAAGATGAAAGACGCTGCTGCCACTGCAGCCCATGGCACAACGGCCAACATCGATGACTGCTGCATATCTTGA